A stretch of the Stigmatella erecta genome encodes the following:
- the rplM gene encoding 50S ribosomal protein L13, whose translation MSQRTYSAKASDIKREWHVVDVSDKVLGRAASQIATLLKGKHKAIYTPSIDTGDHVVVINAEKVKVTGTKEQAKMYYRHPRAGFPGALKITNLAKLRQRHPEDVIINAVRRMLPRNALGRQMMTKLKVYAGDTHPHAAQKPTAREVEA comes from the coding sequence ATGTCGCAGAGGACCTACAGCGCGAAGGCGTCGGATATCAAGCGCGAGTGGCACGTGGTGGACGTCTCGGACAAGGTGCTGGGCCGTGCCGCCAGCCAGATCGCCACGCTGCTCAAGGGCAAGCACAAGGCCATCTACACCCCGTCCATCGACACGGGCGACCACGTGGTCGTCATCAACGCCGAGAAGGTGAAGGTGACGGGCACCAAGGAGCAGGCGAAGATGTACTACCGCCATCCTCGGGCCGGTTTCCCGGGCGCCCTGAAGATCACCAACCTCGCGAAGCTGCGTCAGCGGCACCCCGAGGACGTCATCATCAACGCCGTGCGCCGGATGCTGCCGCGCAACGCGCTGGGCCGCCAGATGATGACCAAGCTCAAGGTTTATGCGGGTGACACCCACCCCCACGCCGCGCAGAAGCCCACCGCGCGCGAGGTCGAGGCGTAA
- the rpsI gene encoding 30S ribosomal protein S9, translating to MPINPENGFYATGRRKEATARVWLKPGTGIVTINGRELNNYFGRETSKMVMYQPLEIIEQKGKVDLTVNVRGGGLSGQAGAIRHGIARALCAFNPEFRPALKKAGFLTRDARAVERKKYGQPGARRRFQFSKR from the coding sequence ATGCCTATCAACCCTGAGAATGGTTTTTACGCCACGGGCCGCCGCAAGGAGGCCACCGCCCGCGTGTGGCTCAAGCCCGGCACCGGCATCGTGACGATCAACGGCCGCGAGCTGAACAACTACTTCGGCCGTGAGACCTCCAAGATGGTGATGTACCAGCCGCTGGAGATCATCGAGCAGAAGGGCAAGGTCGACCTGACCGTGAACGTGCGCGGGGGCGGCCTGTCCGGCCAGGCCGGCGCGATCCGCCACGGCATCGCCCGCGCGCTGTGCGCCTTCAACCCGGAGTTCCGCCCGGCGCTCAAGAAGGCCGGCTTCCTGACCCGCGATGCCCGCGCGGTCGAGCGCAAGAAGTACGGTCAGCCGGGCGCGCGCCGCCGGTTCCAGTTCTCCAAGCGCTAG
- a CDS encoding type IV pilus twitching motility protein PilT has translation MELNEILQIALRGGASDIHLKAGLPPMFRVDGSLVPLKDGKRLPPEEVARMAFGIMNEFQKEKFKASNEVDLAYGVPGLGRFRVNIFQQRGTIGSVLRVIPFKVMTIKDLLLPPILEKICGEERGLVLVTGTTGSGKSTTLAAMIDHINANETNHIMTVEDPIEFLIRDKRSIINQREVGVDTMSFSQALKSALRQDPDVILVGEMRDYETIETALHAAETGHLVMSTLHTLDATETINRIVSAFPPHQQKQVRLQLAAVLKAVVSQRLVPRADGKGRVAAVEILRVTTRVRELIEDKDRTKEIHDAIAQGFDSYGMQTFDQSLMGLVRNGLVSYEEAHRQATNPDDFALRFSGISGTADSKWDNFDGKTGEAKPVPGTAQFAQKGAPAGAVPPPAPGAARAGAPPPPPAAARAPATPPPPPGARPAAGGPPRPPPPPAAAGGDDDFSIERF, from the coding sequence ATGGAACTCAACGAGATTCTGCAGATCGCGCTTCGGGGGGGTGCCTCCGATATCCACCTGAAAGCCGGACTCCCTCCCATGTTCCGAGTGGATGGTTCGCTCGTGCCCCTCAAGGACGGCAAGCGCCTGCCGCCGGAGGAGGTCGCGCGCATGGCCTTCGGCATCATGAACGAGTTCCAGAAGGAGAAGTTCAAGGCGAGCAACGAGGTGGACCTGGCGTACGGGGTGCCGGGCCTCGGGCGCTTCCGCGTGAACATCTTCCAGCAGCGCGGCACCATCGGCTCGGTGCTGCGCGTCATCCCCTTCAAGGTGATGACCATCAAGGACCTGCTGCTGCCGCCCATCCTCGAGAAGATCTGCGGCGAGGAGCGCGGGCTCGTGCTCGTCACGGGCACCACCGGCTCGGGTAAGTCCACCACGCTCGCGGCGATGATCGATCACATCAACGCCAACGAGACCAACCACATCATGACGGTCGAGGACCCCATCGAGTTCCTCATCCGTGACAAGCGCTCCATCATCAACCAGCGCGAGGTGGGCGTGGACACCATGTCCTTCTCGCAGGCGCTCAAGAGCGCGCTGCGGCAGGACCCGGACGTCATCCTCGTGGGCGAAATGCGCGACTACGAGACCATCGAGACGGCGCTCCACGCGGCGGAGACGGGCCACCTGGTGATGTCCACGCTGCACACGCTGGACGCCACGGAGACCATCAACCGCATCGTGTCCGCCTTCCCCCCGCACCAGCAGAAGCAGGTGCGCCTGCAGCTCGCCGCCGTGCTCAAAGCCGTGGTGAGCCAGCGCCTCGTTCCGCGCGCGGACGGCAAGGGCCGCGTGGCCGCGGTGGAAATCCTCCGCGTCACCACGCGCGTGCGCGAGCTCATCGAGGACAAGGACCGCACCAAGGAGATCCACGACGCCATCGCCCAGGGCTTCGACTCGTACGGGATGCAGACCTTCGACCAGTCGCTGATGGGGCTGGTGCGCAATGGCCTCGTCTCCTACGAGGAGGCTCACCGGCAGGCGACGAACCCGGACGACTTCGCGCTGCGCTTCTCCGGCATCAGCGGGACGGCCGACTCCAAGTGGGACAACTTCGATGGCAAGACGGGCGAGGCCAAGCCCGTGCCGGGCACCGCGCAGTTCGCCCAGAAGGGGGCTCCGGCGGGCGCCGTGCCGCCGCCCGCGCCCGGGGCCGCGCGTGCCGGTGCACCGCCGCCGCCGCCTGCCGCCGCCCGTGCCCCGGCGACGCCTCCGCCGCCTCCGGGTGCCCGGCCCGCGGCCGGTGGCCCCCCCCGGCCTCCGCCGCCTCCGGCCGCCGCCGGAGGAGACGACGACTTCAGCATCGAGCGCTTCTGA
- a CDS encoding regulatory protein RecX, translating into MTTEADGPGDVQRATDACLRLLALRARSRHELQAALRRKGFSEEVQAQALEKLQGFGYLDDPRFAQDRAAALLGKGRLGPEAVLQRLQAHGLEGEVAREAVAAAAGAVGFDALATARQVLERRGLLGRPLTPQERARAARLLDSRGFAPDIIHRLLGDPSLDPSGLDD; encoded by the coding sequence ATGACCACCGAAGCGGACGGGCCAGGCGACGTGCAACGGGCGACGGATGCTTGCTTGCGGTTGCTGGCCCTGCGCGCCCGGAGCCGCCACGAGCTGCAAGCGGCCCTGCGGCGCAAGGGCTTCTCCGAGGAAGTCCAGGCCCAGGCCCTGGAGAAGCTCCAGGGCTTCGGCTACCTCGACGACCCGCGCTTCGCCCAGGACCGGGCCGCCGCGTTGCTGGGCAAGGGCCGGCTGGGGCCCGAGGCGGTGCTCCAGCGGCTCCAGGCCCACGGGCTGGAAGGGGAGGTGGCCCGCGAGGCGGTGGCCGCCGCGGCCGGCGCGGTGGGGTTCGACGCCCTGGCCACCGCCCGCCAGGTGCTGGAGCGCCGGGGCCTGCTCGGGCGTCCCCTGACGCCCCAGGAGCGGGCCCGCGCCGCACGCCTCCTCGACAGCCGGGGTTTCGCCCCGGACATCATCCACCGGCTCCTCGGTGATCCATCGCTGGACCCCTCGGGGCTGGACGACTAG
- a CDS encoding outer membrane protein assembly factor BamD, whose protein sequence is MRLTASCLTAFLLLSTGCASLSERQAGDPDYAAKADENLRLGAEALESRDFFKAERYFEFVKTKFPYLEASKTAELRLADVDFAQDRFPEAREKYNAFIKAFPTHPQVDYAAYRIALSHVEDMPSDFFLLPPSEEKDQTEVQSAMRALNDFLRQYPESQYVPQARVQADDAKRRLAEHELYVAAFYRKRERWRAVAQRLEGMLSRYPGTRYEESALFSLHEAYVKLKEPTRAQETLRQVIQRLPGTPAAERAQRMLGS, encoded by the coding sequence ATGCGCCTCACCGCTTCCTGTCTGACCGCTTTCCTGCTGCTGTCCACCGGCTGTGCCTCGCTCTCCGAGCGCCAGGCGGGGGATCCGGACTACGCCGCCAAGGCCGATGAAAACCTCCGCCTGGGGGCCGAGGCCCTGGAGAGCAGGGACTTCTTCAAGGCCGAGCGGTACTTCGAGTTCGTGAAGACGAAGTTCCCCTACCTGGAGGCCTCCAAGACGGCGGAGCTGCGGCTGGCGGACGTGGACTTCGCGCAGGACCGGTTCCCCGAGGCGCGCGAGAAGTACAACGCCTTCATCAAGGCCTTCCCCACCCATCCCCAGGTGGACTACGCGGCGTACCGCATCGCGCTGTCCCACGTGGAGGACATGCCCTCGGATTTCTTCCTGCTGCCGCCCTCCGAGGAGAAGGACCAGACGGAGGTCCAGTCCGCCATGCGCGCGCTGAACGACTTCCTGCGCCAGTACCCGGAGTCGCAGTACGTGCCGCAGGCCCGCGTCCAGGCGGACGACGCGAAGCGGCGGCTGGCGGAGCACGAGCTGTACGTGGCCGCCTTCTACCGCAAGCGCGAGCGCTGGCGCGCGGTGGCCCAGCGGCTGGAGGGCATGCTCAGCCGCTATCCCGGAACGCGGTACGAGGAGTCCGCCCTCTTCTCGCTCCACGAGGCCTACGTGAAGCTCAAGGAGCCCACCCGCGCACAGGAGACGCTGCGCCAGGTCATCCAGCGGCTGCCGGGGACGCCCGCCGCGGAGCGGGCACAGCGCATGCTCGGCTCGTGA
- a CDS encoding tetratricopeptide repeat protein, translated as MDEPLKQLLTLGRGYFDKKQYAQAEQYLAQVVEQNQSFADVYNMLGIIYHDQGQFARAQRAFEAALRINPSYTEAALNLAVIYNDMGKYAEAKEVYQGALAQQKNGPGEMDPYVKGKIANMYADIGNVFSSNGAWTQAIEEYQRALALCPQFVDIRIKLGDALRDAGRHPEALAQFEQAIAQNPAFMPGRIHYGIALYSAGRRAEAVQVWEDVLSRSPGNKSAQMYLNLVKEPGGKAEQAS; from the coding sequence ATGGACGAGCCGCTCAAGCAGTTGTTGACCCTCGGGCGGGGGTACTTCGACAAGAAGCAGTACGCGCAGGCCGAGCAGTACCTCGCGCAGGTCGTCGAGCAGAACCAGTCGTTCGCCGACGTCTACAACATGCTCGGCATCATCTACCACGACCAGGGCCAGTTCGCCCGGGCGCAGCGGGCGTTCGAAGCGGCGCTCCGCATCAACCCCTCCTACACCGAGGCGGCGCTCAACCTGGCGGTCATCTACAACGACATGGGCAAGTACGCCGAGGCGAAGGAAGTCTACCAAGGCGCCCTCGCCCAGCAGAAGAACGGCCCCGGCGAGATGGACCCCTACGTGAAGGGGAAGATCGCCAACATGTACGCCGACATCGGCAACGTGTTCTCCTCCAACGGCGCCTGGACCCAGGCCATCGAGGAGTACCAGCGCGCCCTGGCGCTCTGCCCTCAATTCGTGGATATCCGCATCAAGCTGGGAGATGCCCTGCGGGACGCGGGCCGTCACCCGGAGGCGCTGGCGCAGTTCGAACAGGCCATCGCGCAGAACCCCGCCTTCATGCCCGGTCGCATCCATTACGGAATCGCGCTTTACTCCGCGGGCCGCCGGGCGGAGGCTGTTCAGGTGTGGGAGGACGTCCTGTCGCGCAGTCCAGGCAACAAGAGCGCGCAGATGTACCTCAATCTGGTGAAGGAACCGGGCGGGAAGGCTGAACAGGCGAGCTGA
- a CDS encoding FHA domain-containing protein, with protein sequence MSASSGLAKSFALKFISGKYQGGEFPLTGDKQIVIGRSSELDMVLVEDMVSRKHAKIMIASGAITIEDLGSTNGTFVNGEKVKQARLKEGDRILIGTSILKLIHQGADSPELDAKAAKARLEEAAAAQAARSTKTSSMTGKIEEIPLPDLLQLFHTSKKNGVLVISSEAEGRIYLRQGRVYYAVIGDNHNLGPQKSFNRIITWEHGDFELRQPDNQEFMVELDSSTEALLMDALRQLDEFKRIQPQLPELVTPMRLAQPLTAQLKELTPELLDVLQLVHNHKTLSGVLDHADQDDVMTAESVLLLLKREYIQAEG encoded by the coding sequence GTGAGCGCTTCGAGCGGGCTGGCGAAGTCCTTTGCCCTCAAGTTCATTTCGGGGAAGTACCAGGGCGGTGAGTTCCCGTTGACGGGGGACAAGCAGATCGTCATTGGGCGGTCGAGCGAGCTGGACATGGTGCTCGTGGAGGACATGGTCTCGCGCAAGCACGCGAAGATCATGATCGCCAGCGGCGCCATCACCATCGAGGACCTGGGTTCTACCAACGGCACCTTCGTCAACGGCGAGAAGGTGAAGCAGGCGCGCCTGAAGGAAGGCGACCGCATCCTCATTGGCACCTCCATCCTCAAGCTCATCCACCAGGGCGCGGACTCCCCGGAACTGGACGCCAAGGCGGCCAAGGCCCGGCTGGAGGAGGCCGCGGCGGCGCAGGCGGCGCGCTCCACGAAGACTTCCTCCATGACGGGGAAGATCGAGGAGATTCCCCTGCCGGACCTGCTGCAGCTGTTCCACACGTCCAAGAAGAACGGCGTGCTGGTCATCAGCAGCGAGGCCGAGGGACGCATCTACCTGCGCCAGGGCCGCGTGTACTACGCGGTCATCGGCGACAACCACAACCTGGGCCCCCAGAAGAGCTTCAACCGCATCATCACCTGGGAGCACGGCGACTTCGAGCTGCGCCAGCCGGACAACCAGGAGTTCATGGTGGAGCTGGACTCGTCCACCGAGGCGCTGCTGATGGACGCGCTTCGCCAGCTGGACGAGTTCAAGCGCATCCAGCCGCAGCTGCCGGAGCTGGTGACGCCCATGCGGCTCGCGCAGCCCCTGACGGCCCAGCTCAAGGAGCTGACGCCCGAGCTGCTGGACGTGCTCCAGCTGGTGCACAACCACAAGACGCTCAGCGGCGTGCTGGACCACGCGGACCAGGACGACGTGATGACGGCCGAGTCCGTGCTCCTGCTGCTCAAGCGCGAGTACATCCAAGCGGAGGGCTGA
- the selD gene encoding selenide, water dikinase SelD, translating to MPDAPSKPLRLTERSHCAGCAAKLKVGDLTKVLRGLKTAAVPQALVGFSTHDDAAVYRLSPELAVVETVDFFPPVVDDPFQFGAIAAANALSDIYAMGARPLFALNLVCFPTDLPLSVLSKILAGGQAKAEEAGIPILGGHSIQDPEPKFGMAVTGVVHPQRVLTNAGAKPGDVLLLTKPLGIGIATTAIKRGVASKALTKRVVGLMSTLNRAAGETFASGKFQVNALTDVTGFGLLGHLLEMMTGSKTRAALALERVPLIQDVPALAAQGVIPGGTKTNLQHVKKRVRFPKGLPEDIQWVLADAQTNGGLLASVPAREAMKALKALEKAGVDAALIGEVSQGRPGIDVVG from the coding sequence GTGCCGGACGCGCCGAGCAAGCCCTTGCGCCTGACGGAGCGGAGCCACTGCGCGGGGTGCGCGGCCAAGCTGAAGGTGGGGGACCTGACGAAGGTCCTGCGCGGCCTGAAGACGGCGGCCGTGCCCCAGGCGCTGGTGGGCTTCTCCACCCACGACGACGCGGCCGTGTACCGGCTGTCGCCCGAGCTGGCGGTGGTGGAGACGGTCGACTTCTTCCCGCCGGTGGTGGACGACCCCTTCCAGTTCGGGGCCATCGCCGCGGCCAATGCGCTCTCGGACATCTACGCCATGGGCGCCCGGCCGCTGTTCGCGCTCAACCTGGTGTGCTTCCCCACGGACCTGCCGCTCTCGGTGCTGTCGAAGATCCTCGCCGGGGGCCAGGCGAAGGCGGAAGAGGCGGGCATCCCCATCCTGGGTGGCCACAGCATTCAGGACCCCGAGCCCAAGTTCGGCATGGCCGTCACGGGCGTGGTGCACCCCCAGCGGGTGCTCACCAACGCGGGGGCGAAGCCGGGGGATGTGCTGCTGCTCACCAAGCCGCTGGGCATTGGCATCGCCACCACCGCCATCAAGCGGGGCGTGGCTTCCAAGGCCCTGACGAAGCGGGTGGTGGGCCTCATGTCCACGCTCAACCGCGCCGCGGGGGAGACGTTCGCCTCCGGGAAGTTCCAGGTGAACGCGCTCACGGACGTGACGGGCTTTGGCCTGCTCGGGCACCTGCTGGAGATGATGACGGGCTCGAAGACGCGCGCCGCGCTGGCGCTGGAGCGTGTTCCCCTCATCCAGGACGTGCCCGCGCTGGCGGCCCAGGGGGTCATCCCCGGGGGAACGAAGACGAACCTCCAGCACGTGAAGAAGCGCGTGCGCTTCCCCAAGGGGCTCCCCGAGGACATCCAGTGGGTGCTGGCGGACGCGCAGACCAATGGCGGGCTGCTGGCCTCCGTGCCTGCCCGGGAGGCGATGAAGGCGCTCAAGGCCCTGGAGAAGGCGGGGGTGGACGCGGCCCTCATCGGCGAAGTCTCCCAGGGCCGGCCGGGGATCGACGTGGTGGGGTGA
- a CDS encoding N-acetylmuramoyl-L-alanine amidase family protein, whose translation MTVRALVPLVWLALASSASAAGPRIVIDPGHGGAKTGALGAGEQVEKALVLQLSLKLRERLEEETGAQVFLTREKDALLPLPDRVSFANGKRPDLFLSIHANSMPTRKLRERVEGIETYFLSAAASGAGARATADRENADAPRAQAIQNDSTLNFILHDLVRMDAHAGSSRLAYAIHQRLIASTGASDRGVLQAPFFVLTGVEAPAVLIEVGYISHPQEGARLARADYQEKLVSAITSGVKDFLKDMRKRDAHAEEAAGPPQVAAPTSP comes from the coding sequence ATGACGGTGCGCGCCCTCGTTCCCCTGGTGTGGCTGGCCCTGGCGTCCTCCGCCAGCGCCGCCGGGCCCCGCATCGTCATTGATCCGGGGCATGGCGGGGCCAAGACGGGCGCCCTGGGGGCGGGGGAGCAGGTGGAGAAGGCGCTGGTGCTCCAGCTTTCCCTGAAGCTGCGCGAGCGGCTCGAGGAGGAGACGGGGGCCCAGGTGTTCCTCACCCGGGAGAAGGATGCGCTGCTGCCGCTTCCGGACCGGGTGAGCTTCGCGAACGGCAAGCGGCCGGACCTCTTCCTGTCCATCCACGCCAACTCCATGCCCACGCGCAAGCTGCGCGAGCGGGTGGAGGGCATCGAGACGTACTTCCTGTCCGCGGCCGCCTCCGGCGCGGGCGCGCGCGCCACGGCGGACCGTGAGAACGCGGACGCGCCGCGCGCCCAGGCCATCCAGAACGACTCCACGCTGAACTTCATCCTCCATGATTTGGTGCGCATGGATGCCCACGCGGGCTCGTCCCGGCTGGCGTACGCCATCCACCAGCGGCTCATCGCCAGCACGGGGGCCTCGGACCGGGGTGTGCTCCAGGCGCCCTTCTTCGTCCTCACCGGCGTGGAGGCGCCCGCGGTCCTCATCGAGGTGGGCTACATCTCCCATCCCCAGGAGGGGGCCCGGCTGGCCCGCGCCGACTACCAGGAGAAGCTCGTGAGCGCCATCACCTCGGGGGTGAAGGACTTCCTGAAGGACATGCGCAAGCGCGACGCCCATGCGGAGGAGGCCGCCGGGCCGCCGCAGGTGGCCGCGCCCACATCTCCTTGA
- the rph gene encoding ribonuclease PH, with amino-acid sequence MRSFQRGALDLRPVTLTPGVSRHAEGSAQVEFGHTRVLVTCSVEERVPPHLMGKGTGWVTAEYGMLPRATHTRSQREAAKGKQTGRTMEIQRLIGRSMRAAVNLSTLGPRTLTLDCDVIQADGGTRTASITGAYVAMVLALRTLHGKGTLSKMPSLTPLAAVSVGVVKGEVRVDLDYDEDSSADVDLNLVATGDGRIVEVQGTAEHQLFDRKALDAMLDGGMAAIQQLTVAQAQVLG; translated from the coding sequence GTGCGGTCCTTCCAACGTGGTGCGCTGGATCTTCGTCCCGTTACCCTCACGCCTGGGGTCTCCCGCCACGCGGAGGGCTCGGCCCAGGTGGAGTTCGGCCACACCCGCGTCCTCGTCACCTGCTCGGTGGAGGAGCGCGTCCCCCCGCACCTGATGGGCAAGGGGACCGGCTGGGTCACCGCCGAGTACGGCATGCTGCCCCGCGCCACGCACACCCGCTCGCAGCGCGAGGCGGCCAAGGGCAAGCAGACCGGCCGGACCATGGAGATTCAGCGCCTCATCGGCCGCTCCATGCGCGCGGCGGTGAACCTGTCCACCCTGGGGCCTCGCACCCTGACGCTCGACTGCGACGTCATCCAGGCGGATGGGGGCACGCGCACCGCCTCCATCACCGGCGCCTACGTGGCCATGGTGCTGGCGCTGCGCACCCTGCACGGCAAGGGCACCCTGTCGAAGATGCCCAGCCTCACCCCGCTGGCCGCGGTGTCCGTGGGCGTGGTGAAGGGCGAGGTGCGGGTGGACCTGGACTACGACGAGGACTCCTCCGCGGACGTGGACCTCAACCTGGTGGCCACGGGCGACGGCCGCATCGTGGAGGTGCAGGGCACGGCCGAGCACCAGCTGTTCGACCGCAAGGCGCTGGATGCGATGCTGGACGGAGGCATGGCGGCCATCCAGCAGCTCACCGTGGCGCAGGCCCAGGTGCTGGGATGA
- the rdgB gene encoding RdgB/HAM1 family non-canonical purine NTP pyrophosphatase encodes MKPRLLFATTNAGKLKELRGLVGEAVEVVSLRDLPPLPEPVEDAPTFEGNAAKKAREYAQATGLAALADDSGLCVDALGGRPGVLSARYAEGDDRARYEKLLRELADVPEARRTASFQCALCLATPSGELHTQVGRCEGRILTGPRGTQGFGYDPVFLLPALGKTMAELSSEEKARVSHRGEAFRKMHPWLTALQVPGVQGR; translated from the coding sequence ATGAAGCCGCGCCTGCTCTTCGCGACCACCAACGCCGGCAAGCTGAAGGAGCTGCGCGGGCTGGTGGGTGAGGCGGTGGAGGTGGTGTCCCTGAGGGACTTGCCGCCCCTGCCCGAGCCGGTGGAGGACGCGCCCACCTTCGAGGGGAACGCGGCCAAGAAGGCCCGGGAGTACGCCCAGGCCACGGGCCTGGCGGCCCTGGCGGATGACTCGGGGCTGTGCGTGGACGCGCTGGGCGGCCGCCCAGGCGTGCTCTCGGCGCGCTACGCGGAAGGGGACGACCGGGCCCGCTACGAGAAGCTGCTCCGGGAGCTCGCGGACGTTCCCGAGGCGCGGCGGACGGCCTCCTTCCAGTGCGCGCTCTGCCTGGCGACCCCCTCGGGCGAGCTCCACACCCAGGTGGGCCGGTGCGAGGGGCGCATCCTCACGGGGCCCCGGGGCACCCAGGGCTTCGGGTACGATCCGGTCTTCCTCCTGCCCGCGCTGGGCAAGACGATGGCGGAGCTGTCCTCGGAGGAGAAGGCGCGGGTGTCCCACCGGGGCGAGGCCTTCCGGAAGATGCACCCTTGGCTCACGGCCCTTCAGGTTCCTGGGGTACAGGGCCGGTAA
- a CDS encoding DUF4879 domain-containing protein produces the protein MHRKLMILTLLAALNATAADGQQTSPEGTLSSVATLSRVLHLDASQLSKLPTREQLEGGPVKLAPAPPLSHLQVYAVGSSNQGWEYPSANTYATALDHGGPVLLVVILEIGYGYSRFAKMNGGQLPSSANYLDEALCWNAYGQLAYCSAGQTVAGWLRYYDVSGYESGSFTYQNTSTNSPWNTMYTQISIR, from the coding sequence TTGCACCGCAAACTGATGATCCTGACGTTGCTCGCTGCGCTGAACGCCACGGCCGCGGATGGGCAACAGACGTCCCCCGAGGGTACCCTCTCCTCCGTCGCGACGCTCAGCCGGGTGCTGCATCTCGACGCCAGCCAGCTGAGCAAACTCCCCACCCGCGAGCAGCTCGAGGGGGGCCCGGTGAAGCTCGCGCCCGCACCGCCGCTGAGCCACCTCCAAGTCTATGCGGTCGGCTCAAGCAATCAGGGGTGGGAGTACCCCAGCGCCAATACGTACGCCACGGCGCTGGACCACGGCGGCCCCGTTCTGTTGGTGGTCATCCTTGAGATCGGCTACGGCTACAGCCGGTTCGCCAAGATGAATGGGGGCCAGCTCCCGTCTTCCGCCAACTACCTCGATGAGGCCCTGTGCTGGAACGCTTACGGTCAGCTCGCCTACTGCTCGGCGGGCCAGACCGTGGCCGGCTGGCTGCGCTACTACGACGTTTCGGGCTACGAGAGCGGGTCCTTCACGTACCAGAACACCTCGACGAACTCGCCCTGGAACACGATGTACACGCAGATCTCGATCCGTTAG